The sequence AAATCAGCAATCGCACCAGTTGTAAAAGAggtattcaattataaatttttaatgcatataaacatatagatttaatttttttggcaaatatttcagaatttagtaaatatatgactCGTGTAATTTCATCTGTGTAGATAACAGCTGCAAGTTGGTGCGACGTCAACTTTTCATCACTGGtagttgattttaaaattttaaaaatgagtggGAATttaagttgtaattttttaaaaattattcctaaatttataatgtaaaCCCAaagagtttttgaaaattataaaattcgtttgaaaaaataatcgcaGCCTGGATTCGAACCAGGGATCTTCGAGTGATCCTAATCTGTGATTATTCACCGTCATCTGGGCGGACCTAATGAcaccaccgtccatcttacggctttaaataaattaatatttttagaaaatttactcatttcaagtataaattttgtattttcatACTCGAAACATCACAGAAGATGAGGGCAGATGAGGGTACATGGCAGCAAATGACAGCAAATGCTAGCATATGTAACGGGCGGATTACCATAGATTCCTTTAGGTCTCGACGCTTTACCAACTTAGCTACCACGAccattcgaaaaataaactttcttattgtctatataaattaaatgaaagtgGTATTCATTGatatcaatgataaaaaatgatatatatatatatatatatatatatatatatatatatatatatatatatatatatatatatatatatataaggattgcaatacatgaaataaataaattaatttttaataaaaaagtcaatgaaagacatgaaaaaaaaaaataaaagaaatgaataaatgaaataaaatcaaatacaaCTTGTAGGGATCGAACTCAAAACTTTCACTCATCATACaactacatttaaaattttatcgttttatatGTGTAAACGAtattagtagtagtagttgtacacagaaaaaaaatgctcGACTAAAGGCAAATATAGTAGAAGGACTATTTGTGGTCACTGATCTATTTTTAGACATTTAATTGTAtcaattaaaagataaaatattattttcgaatatttttagtggtcAAACTTACCCCAAGTATAGAAAATCAGCCGAAAAatggattaatatattaaattttttttaatttgatgataaaaatatgaaagaatcattttttaagaattttcgactggttcattttgccccaggtgtCATGCATAGGGCTTAAAATCCGCAAGTATATCGGATTTATAGCaattagacgaaaaaaaaaaaattttttttaataaaattttgggagtGCCCTATTTTGCCTACCCTTCCCACTTTTGCCCCCCTCACCGATGACAAAATTTCCACTGAGATCAATTGTCGCCGCCACACGATAATTTTCTTGATCAACGTGAGGTCGGCGTCGACGAGTTCATTCGATATccctaatatataaaaaacaaataaataaagaaacgaATGCACTCTGAATAAAATCCGcgttttcgaaaatttttacagtaaagaaaatgacaaattacaaaaaattggtGACTTATTCGCCGGTTGATTGTTAACTAAACGATATCGCCCGTTAGATATGAACGTAAAACCTTCAAAAGTTTTGCATTCGTTAAACTTTTCAGTCAACGCTGATTTTATCTCGTTTGAGATGTTCTTAGCCatgacaagaaaaaattaaaaaattaaatattgacaaataataagtCAAGTATAACAATACTTAATAAAACtgtgatattttataataaatgaaataaagaaaaggCAAAAAAGAGGACTACAACATGGATCAGTAAAATAcgcaaatttattacaatgttTCGTTGCAAGATTTAATGGTAAACATAAGCACTTAGTTACTAATGaacaaaacataaaaaaaaatggaggtGTTGAATAGAATTTCATTTGATAGTATCAccgttcatttatttatttttaggtgTAATTATAACTTCagtcataatttatttaaaaaatagaattctTTCGAGAATCACTTTATactccctgattaagaaaaatgatttgatatATGCTTAGTGTATATCTGTATATTACTCAATTCGAATtgtttttacagaaattttgtgaaaacgtaaaaaaatattaaattttttagattaattttatcatagcTTCGATTATCTTATATATGTTACATTCATTAAgttttatattgaataaatactCACTTCGcggagagaaatttatggtaacaattacaatatattatggtaataatttccatacattatgggaataattACCATGCATAATATATCGCGTTACAGatgccataagggcgtataaaattttttttttcggaaattgACGTAATTAAATTCTATGAGTAGAATAGAGacgaaataatttagtttcCAGAACTAACGTGATTgtggtcaaaaattttttcgttagttgaaaaaaaatttcaatttgaaaaaaaaaaaaaaaaaaaaaaaaaaaaaaattctgagtataaaaaagaatggaattttagaaaaatttttttttagtatgttTTATAGCCCTTATAGCATTTGTAAtgagatatatttaataaagtattgtttaataaatccaaataattaattatgaaaaattatacaagTAAAGAATGAATCATAAAAGAGAAACAAAACTACGATTCTTGAGTCGAGGCACAATCTGAATTaggattttcgaaaaattcaatttctacaGATTTCTGACACAATCCTGTTTTTTCTATACATCATGCATAGAAGATGCGAGGATGAATTAGAAATACGTCGACTTGCATCGGTGATACATTTAACAATGACCAGGAAATATTTCTCGATTATTATTACTCATTTAGATATTCTATATAAAGTAAATGAAAGTGTCTCAtactcattaattaaaaaactgtcGTTTGATCAAGTCATTGATCTacgtaacataaaaaaatattaacgaaaataattcaagttcgtcatatttaaattgattaaatttttaattctcgaTAATAGtacatacaataaaattaacaatgagCTTTAGTCAGTTGccaaatgaaattaaaagaaaaatattttctaatctTGAACGAAAAGAACGTCAGGAACTACGTCACGTCGATAGTAATTGGAAAgctatcattgatgatatgACAAAGTGGAAGGACAAATGTTCAATGAACGAAATAAAACCATGGAAGAATCAATTGATTAAACTACAATATCCCTCGTTAAAAAGTGCTAATTACAagcatttaaaagaaaaagagttaaaaaaaatatttttattgtacagAAAATGGCGTAAAACAATTGATGCAGGccgaatttatttgaatgatttCGAGAATTTTCCTGCAGAATTTCCTcgttcattaaattttgaagacATAGAATGCTCTTTTGATTTATTAGGTaagatatgtttttttaatttaatcagtaTAGTTTCAATGCTTAGCTCTTACTCATTATAtcacaaatttataatacaaaagaaaaaacttgagCAACAATTGATAGATGACTAGCAAACtataaatgattagaaaataaagtgattttttacataccgcataagtaaaaattattgaatccttgtaatttttacttataatggTAATTTATTTCACCATACCTGcgctgaaagtttaaatttttgcctttTGTTCAAacgaaatgataaaaattagcgcataCGCCATTCTTCTCACAAAcagaggaaaaaatttaaactttcaggtacagatctggtgaaaaattgtatacaCACCACGGAGAAATGTATAGTAGGACGTCCCAATCCGTTTTTTTACCATTCTTGCCTTCGGCTCGGGTAGACGACTACATATGTGTGATATATTACTTATTAtgattcagtaatttttacttataatgtaagcaaaaattcctataatatttagTCGTTTCTAGATTGCTTAGtcatgcaaaaattttttaataataccaGCGACAAAATTTAAAGCTTCAGTGTCGATACAGCCAGTcgaaacaaattaatttcaagCCAATGCTGCAAACAACTGCTAGTGAATTCGTAATTCAAAAATCCCCCCATACAGCCGGTAGAAACATGCGTATTTCTGCTCGGTgtcagttatatttaatgtttatttgcaGCCTTATTACTCTCATTTGTTTACCTGTCACTTTCGATTACTCATTTTAGTTttcaagtgaaaattttaattaacaaaaattatcgaaataaaaaaaaatgattggtataccacgtttttaaaacgtactaaaaagtataaaataataattctcaatcTCATGAAGATTTAAAACCACATACAAATTCCGAACTTCTTACTGATagtcctgaaaatttataattgtgaatttttaatagttatgaaaatacttgtaagatttaaaacgaaaaacgtGGGGTGCATGCAATATATAACTATAAGAAGTGTCCCAGataggaaagtacgacgggcccaggcttggctcaggcttggttcacctatgttgaactctgggccaagcttgtaagccagccttgttccagccttggtagaagtctggaatgataactgggtgccaagcctggttgccagccctgacccatgcttgcttgccagacctggcccaaCCTTGGTTGTCAgacctgacccatgcttggttgccaggcctggcccatgcttggttgccagacttggcccatgcatcgaaaaaacacataaattcattttaaaaaaaatttattattattaaagtactagagtttgtgatcattaacgtttaaactatttaagtgatGTAAATAACGTGGAAAAAAcgcggtgaaaattctgctgggctctgggcgcgaactgccgtccttctgattgctgagtttgaacgctggctactggacgaacctactaacgttcaattgaaacttttatatgttctacttgttcattttactacaaccactcggttttatgaaatataaagagcaatttaatttatatttttgattaagaaagaaaaaaataatttcgtattatttatattataatgacataatttttgaaaataaaatttattaaatttaattgattatttatcaagaacccagtttaattatcttactctaccaccataattcccaagttaggatgactctcggcttggccaaggctaggttatctagtgttggccgatgttagggtaaccatccaacggccgaggctaggttattcaatcttggcccatgttatggtgactctagggttggccaaagctagggtattcagtcttggcccaagcctgggtaatcattagaatggccaatactaattaaccagttatggcccaggcatgggacagtataggtttgccaagacgggcttcccaataatgtcccaggcatggccccgtcgttcaactcgggggcttcctgtatgggtagaagttattcatagctgggtcctagctagggtctaccgtggaaacccagagctcggtgaactagttctggttcaagcttgggccaatattgaagagctagagcagggttacccatgactgggtctcgtttggggccaacagcggaaagccagcgctaggttgcccacgactgggccttagctagggccgacactggggagccagagctgggttacccagtcctggtccGTGCTTAGCCCCGTTGTCAGAGCTTGTAAGTTCCTACATGGGGTAGAGAAGAGCtatcaatgaaaaaactttaaaatcagTCCATATTATTTGCAGTgcattaaaattgttaattgaacTATTGATGCATCAATTATCTGTTGCATGCGCCCCccgtttttcgttttaaatcttacaagtattttcataactattaaaaattcacaattataaatttttaggacTGTCTGTAAGAAGTTTGGAATTTGTATGtggttttaaatattcatgaaaataagaaatattattttacactttttagttcgttttaaaaacgtggtatattaaaaattttttttattttgataattattttctgcttTTTAGCATTGTGTGAGTGAAATTTTGCAATCGATTTTAAAGGCCTGGACAAGATGATGACGGAGACATGCGACAAATTTCAGCTTTATTTCAGTTTCTTTTCACTTAATCAAAtctgaaatagaaaatcgcgATTTCTACCTACCAATAtatcaaactcattttttgtAGGATTTAtacttcaaaatattaaaacaaatcaaaGCCAGAttctttttagttaaaaattttgaacatctGACTCTATTCATGGTGCTGGAGGTCCTAGTCGTTACATTCTTTCCATCTCCttaattgtattttcattACACAGTGTTTGTTTATCTGTCATCCAGTCGTGAGCTATATTCGAGAATATAACTCATCcagaaattagttttaaattaattataaaaaattcgtacTGAACAGACAATCAAAcgaatatgaattatttattcgatttcttttcatttgtttttgtttttttaatttttttcttcctcttcTAGTGCTGCTTCttctcattttaaaaattttttttttcattttcttgcaTTGTCATCTAATTTTGAGCTTTGTTCCAAATTTCAAGTCTCCTGCTCATCGAGaagttactttaaaatcaattacaaaattccACTCGAACAGACATACATAAAAGCGAGTTAATAAAAAcgtggtaaaaaattaataaaaaatgagtgaaaataatttttttgtctcatttattattaaatgccTGTAAATCATAGATTTCTCATTCTCTAACAGTTCTTCGCATTATTGGCTTGAAATTAACACGTTTCTTACTGGCTGTTGACACTAAGTCTTGAATTTCCGATGCAGATAATCGAGAAAAATATAAGGTaccggcgggtaataaggcctagctaagggagattttgaatagaatcgaaaatattgcatttaattatcgaattaattatcatttatcttTGTTTCAATATATTACCCATAAAATGTAAcgaagtaatggtaattttttccataaacaaacaaaaaattatacttttacaaaaaccataagagtaggccttattttactacggtaaggtaataaggcctacgggttaaacaaactggaatagtttaactatactcaataaaattggtattagagatgaatcatcagttaaatttagcaacaatacttttcaagagtcagaagactagattgttttttataatttcttctgcgctacgacagcatatgaTGGACGATGATATATGGAAGACAGGGAACGTAGTATCGGGACTCTTTAAATTTGTTGTAACATCTCTATGCAGGATCCTTCTACTAGAGTGGCCTTTAGCGGaggcgattattttaaatatcatttctgtcacttaggtCTTATTACCCGCGGGTACCTTAGTGTGTGACTAAGGATGAAACGGGATTTCATATACTGCGGTTGCGCgagtatgcccaaaagggCGAGGCCTCGGCTTCCGGTTGGCGGAGGTGAACTTAGgttccgttacattaattatactGCGGTTGATCAGGCCTCGTCTACGGCTCGAGCAGCCAACTTCACCCTAGTCTGTAATTgtcttgtttcatcccttgtctcacaatatactattgctgagttttaattaatatattttcaaatgaattgtTTTAGCTGGTTATATTGCTGTGGGAATAACTCGCATTGGTTTAAACTGGTTGTATAAGATTGATGAAGGCATCCACTTATCAcatgcattttattttgacgatCATGTTGATCGTAATGTTGGATTAGATCGTGGGATTGAAAATCCAATTTCATTGGATTTtattgaagtgaaactttggATAACTGGTgaatcaatataatttatttactatttaatagcttataaatattgagtttctttttgtattttgatgaatttatcgaaatttaatttagtaaaattttgtaggTACTGGAAAACTCATTTATGTTGTATGTTTTCGCaatcaacttttattttggGACGTTGAAAAAAAGACTAAAATTCCAACACCATCATCTATTTTCTTACAAGATTCATTGAACTCAATAAATATTCGGTAAGAAATATGAAAGTTCAtagagttattaatttattaaccgATGCTggtcaaattcaataaatttctaatttttttctttttcataacAAGACGAGGAActgatgaatatttttacattataaataatagtacaaAAACAATGCACATCATCAGATTGGATTACGTTGGAAATGaaataactacaaaaaaattattaataattaggtATAATGTAGTTGAATTTCTcaagtttattgattttcatGCAGAGGAGAGAAAAGTACGTATAGTTATAGTTGTGATGTGAATTGTTTTCCTTGAATGTTGTTTTCATACGGAAAAAATGTTCTTTGAATAATTACTCTGTAATTTCAAGTAACTCTGGGCCAAtccaaaaattgatatttttatttcaacttctaatatttttcattgaaatattaatatcactCGACTATATTTTACTCTACtagtgagtaatttttaacagCAGATAAAgtggtataattatttaattttatgctCTTTTGCGATCCCATATTTAATCAGTTATTGTGCATATTTTATCTAAATCTACCGACTTTTATTCTAcgtgtattaatttttactccccaaaatattattttttagaaccTATTAATttcatgatgaaaaattacttatacccaaggaaaaatgattttatacaaTCGTATAAAATTGGATACAAAAAATGGCCCGATccaattgtatacaatcgtacataattatatgtaattgtatacaattgtatatattttgtatataatttgtatataatttgtgtataattgtatacaaacatataaatttgtacataattacatactgtattcgtacacagaaaaaacagttaacttgattcaagaaaattattgtcttCCGAAGTTTCTttcttgatttaataaaaataaaatacttgattcaaaaactttttttttgttcaagaaattaaattctctggctcaaaaaaatgttatttttgaagcgaaattgaaaatttcttggtttaaGAAAAGAAATTCTTGGCTAAAGAAAATAAGTCATCTCTGGCTAAAAATTCAAcgttttaaacgaaaaaaagtttgacTTCGGCCAAGAAACTTTTTCTTGCcccaagaaaaaatatttctcactCCAAAAACTCAAAGTTTTGAACGAAAACAAGTTTACTTTAACCAAGATATTTTTCCTTGccccaaagaaaaaaaaatttcttgctctaaaatataaacgtcttttgattgaaaaaaaagaaaccgttgagccaagaaaaaatttcttggcgttaaaaaaaattctcttgctccgaaaaataaattgcttaagtgaaaataaaagttgcttgggtcaaaagaaaaaaaaatttcttgatccAAAAGATTGCTTCTTCAAAAgagacttaaatttttcacaatcaAATTATATTCTCTTAACAAAAGATTGACGTGTTGAttctttatgttttttttttttttttatctgaaacgtattcttttgtatttttatttcgcaaaaagtttttcaagtaaacattaatattaaatattaaagtcaTGATGTATTATAGGATATACCATAGTACAATTCAAAAAAGTACTTGTAGCTCAGTCAAATGACAGAGTACTCGAAGAAAATCGTACTGAAATTTGGAATTTAACAATTCTAAAATATCTTTCGTACCAGGGGCCCACTACAAATGGTAGGCGcaatctagtggcgagcaccgaactactcccgctGCTGCTGCCTAGCACCGGTGACTTTCCTCCTCTCCACATCGATCTTTTctctcaagaaattttttctcttggctAAAGCAACTTTTGTGTTCTTGGTTGGAGAATACAAAAATACTTGCGTGAAAAGAATAGTACTTGTTCtaaatatagattttatataattatatacaagttctatataattgtatacaaatatatacatttatatataattttattattttttttttttgcatttttatatagaattatatacgattgtatacaattggatcgggccattttttctattcaattttacacaattccattaaatttttttttcatcgggtaCTTAGAATAAAACTTCGAATCTATTgtagtattttttactttaaactgCAGAACAATAATTCAATAGTCTTCGTTAATCTTCGGTTAATATCAGCATTTGTTAGGGAGGTTCGATCGAATCTAatgtaaaaaggattttccaactttaacttgttgccaaatctttttattaaatcatatgagTTGAAAATAACTTAGTCAttcattactttctttaattaaataagtagtaaattttaatttatgaattcgttatgttattataaattaaaataatggatttttataactgttaggtcgaacctccttaaacgttttttattttgcacgTGACAACTTACATGTTACGCGCACATGCTTGGAAAAAAGACGATCTCTTTATCTCTCTATAACttgatacatatttattttaaaagtaataaaattttttgatcttttattcAACacaatataagtaattttttttttttttaaatatttattttgagttatttCATAATGTAATTAGATggtcttgaatttttttataaattcaattacttttattttatttttgttttgcaGATAATGGTAGTTTATAAACTTTCGggaataaaatcaaatacttTGCTAACAACAATTGTTAAAATTCCACGATCGCAAGTTTTACCAGTGAAAATTAGTGCTTATGATCGAACCCATACTGCAAGTTTTTCGTATGTGCGGAACGCTAATCAGAATTATGATTTTACCGTTCCATGTATCAATGTCGTAATAGCCGTCAACGAGTGTATGTAACTTTAttgtgtattaattttttttttttattcaaggaCATACTCTCAAAAGTATCAGTAGGATTAAAGGATGACGCCTGTTGAAATATTAgcacttaatattaatatcaagtaCTTCCTGAttgcaattttgaatttcctttttaaataacacggggaAATCTTCTTTTTagatttggaattttatatctcaTCAGCTAATTATTGTACCAGACAAGgtcaataaatattcttagTGGAAATTAAAAGCtcgataataaaacaaatgaattaataacaataaaaataatcattcaaattgtttataaGCAAATGAACATAcagatgtaaatttatataataaaaaaaaaaaaagtttattccaCCGATTCGACATAAACCTCGACgcgtttcaatattaaatatttatttttacacaaattgaatgtaaaaatattaattatatatatataacaaataaggtacccgcgggtagtaaggcctaagtgacagaaa comes from Microplitis demolitor isolate Queensland-Clemson2020A chromosome 8, iyMicDemo2.1a, whole genome shotgun sequence and encodes:
- the LOC103574511 gene encoding uncharacterized protein LOC103574511; its protein translation is MSFSQLPNEIKRKIFSNLERKERQELRHVDSNWKAIIDDMTKWKDKCSMNEIKPWKNQLIKLQYPSLKSANYKHLKEKELKKIFLLYRKWRKTIDAGRIYLNDFENFPAEFPRSLNFEDIECSFDLLAGYIAVGITRIGLNWLYKIDEGIHLSHAFYFDDHVDRNVGLDRGIENPISLDFIEVKLWITGTGKLIYVVCFRNQLLFWDVEKKTKIPTPSSIFLQDSLNSINIRRGTDEYFYIINNSTKTMHIIRLDYVGNEITTKKLLIIRYNVVEFLKFIDFHAEERKIMVVYKLSGIKSNTLLTTIVKIPRSQVLPVKISAYDRTHTASFSYVRNANQNYDFTVPCINVVIAVNEYPFFRARTFIVQISRFDERNRHLTTLKRYEIPESIVPNDYGIEFMTIYFNYLFLGTTKAELTIFKLKNLQHLKYLNFDNLEKKVVRTEIFTKLLKITKYNNQIIMLLADWKEVKLLTCNLNF